A window of Coregonus clupeaformis isolate EN_2021a chromosome 28, ASM2061545v1, whole genome shotgun sequence contains these coding sequences:
- the LOC121542714 gene encoding lens epithelial cell protein LEP503-like, which produces MHPQRPLPQAMPSSLGQNLRDMAMGLGRGKNLLGGNIAYGFIQSLKECLYFVLCCWCIKEILD; this is translated from the coding sequence ATGCACCCCCAGCGTCCTCTCCCCCAGGCCATGCCCTCCTCCCTCGGGCAGAACCTGCGTGACATGGCCATGGGCCTAGGCAGAGGGAAGAACTTACTGGGTGGGAACATCGCCTACGGCTTCATCCAGTCCCTCAAGGAGTGCCTCTACTTCGTACTCTGCTGCTGGTGCATCAAGGAGATACTGGACTGA